The Falco cherrug isolate bFalChe1 chromosome 6, bFalChe1.pri, whole genome shotgun sequence genome window below encodes:
- the PLEK gene encoding pleckstrin, which produces MEREPMRIREGYLVKKGSMFNTWKPMWVVLLEDGIEFYKRKADNSPKGMIPLKGSSINSPCQDFGKRMFVFKLTAAKQQDHFFQAAYLEERDAWVRDIKKAIHCIDGGQRFARKSTRRSIRLPETINLSALYLSMKDPEKGIKELKLEKDKKVFNHCFTGTSVIDWLVSSKSIRNRKEGLMLASSLLSEGYLQPAGDTSKAAAEGLSDTPFLDLSDAYYYFPDSGFFCEGNSSDDDVVLKEEFRGIVVKQGCLLKQGHRRKNWKVRKFVLREDPAYLHYYDPAGGEEPLGAIHLRGCVVTAVEDMPDTKKYDVDNILFEIITANEIHYYLQAASSAERTEWIKAIQAVSRTGK; this is translated from the exons GGCAGCATGTTTAATACCTGGAAGCCAATGTGGGTCGTGCTCTTAGAAGATGGAATTGAATTCTACAAGCGGAAGGCTGACAACAGCCCCAAAGGGATGATACCACTAAAAGGAAGCTCTATTAACAGCCCATGCCAAGATTTTGGCAAAAGAATG TTTGTCTTCAAGCTCACTGCAGCCAAGCAGCAGGACCACTTTTTTCAAGCTGCCTACCTGGAGGAGAGAGATGCCTGGGTACGGGATATCAAGAAAGCAATTCATTGCATAGATGGAGGCCAAAGGTTTGCCAGAAAATCCACGAGAAGGTCTATCAGACTGCCTGAAACAATCAACCTGAG CGCTTTATACCTCTCAATGAAAGATCCTGAAAAGGGAATAAAGGAGTTGAAGctggaaaaagataaaaaggtgTTCAATCACTGCTTTACAG GCACCTCTGTGATTGACTGGCTGGTGTCCAGCAAATCCATCCGAAATCGCAAAGAAGGTCTCATGCTTGCCTCGTCCCTCTTGAGTGAAGGCTACCTACAGCCTGCAGGGGACACGTCCAAGGCTGCTGCCGAGGGACTCTCAGACACCCCCTTCTTAGATCTCAGCGATGCCTACTATTACTTC CCTGACAGTGGGTTTTTCTGCGAGGGAAATTCTAGTGATGATGATGTAGTCCTGAAAGAAGAATTCAGAGGCATAGTAGTCAAACAAGGATGTTTGCTGAAACAG GGACATCGCAGGAAGAACTGGAAAGTGAGAAAGTTTGTTTTAAGAGAAGACCCTGCATACCTTCACTACTATGATCCTGCTGGA GGAGAAGAACCACTAGGAGCAATTCACTTGAGAGGCTGCGTGGTGACAGCAGTGGAAGACATGCCAGACA CCAAGAAGTATGATGTTGACAACATCCTCTTTGAAATCATCACAGCAAATGAAATCCACTATTACTTGCAAGCAGCCTCATCTGCAGAGCGTACAGAGTGGATCAAAGCGATTCAGGCAGTTTCTAGGACTGGGAAATGA